GCTTCAGCTCCAGCTCCGCCTCGTCCAGCAGCTCCTGGTGCAGGTGACAGGCTTGGTCCACCTTCAGCCGATGCAGCTGGGCCCGCAGTCGCAACAGCTGCCCAGCCAGCTGCCGGTCCTGAGCCTGCATCTCCCGCTGCGGCCGAGAGGGGGCGTGAGCCGGCTGGATCGGCCCTCAGCGGCTAAGCGCCATTCTTCCCTTCCTGGCAACACCCTGGGTCTTTGCGCCGGCTgagtcctccccaccccctctcatCTCAGCTTGCTCCCTCCCTATCTCTCAGATCTTGCTCCTCTGCACTGGTGGTTCTAAAACCGGGCTAAGGAGCCATTATTAAGCAAATACAGGTGCCTGGGGCCCCATCCCAAATCAACCAAGCAGAATCCCCCATTTGGAGCCTCCACATGTTTATGTTTGCACATGTTGGGTTAAGAGCCACTTATTCAACACTCGCCTCAGATTCTGCCTACAGCGTGGTTAATGCCTCCTTTTTCACTTCGTTGTACTTTTGAGGTATAGCAATTCCCAAAGTAGGGGAGGCCATGCCCTCTCCACCTATAACTGGTGGCCCCCAAGAGCAGGGCTCTGTCCCCTGAGCCACAGGAGCACAAGGTCAGTAGGTTGGATGGAATCCTTCTTCAGCATGGCTCCCTGAATAAAACACTGGACAAGTCTATCCCTGGCTCCTCAGCCCCAAGACAGAGCTCGAGGTGTGGGCAGTTGCTGGAGGTGGGGTCCATTCtcatcccctccccacacccgTGGTCTTGGGtcctaaggaagactggccccaaggcCCTTTGTAAGGCTGCTTACCCCACCAGACTCACCAGCTCCCGTCGGAGCCACTCAAGGGCAGAATCCATTGAGTCAAAGCCGCAGATTGCCCCAGGTCCCCCGGGCTCAGGTCTGGCTTGGGCCCTGCGCCAGGCCTGGCTCTGGACCCGGGCTGTCCACTCCAGGTATGAGGGCCGCCGTGTCTGCAGCTGCAGCTTGGCTGTCAGAGCCTTCACAGAGTCCaggctctcttcttcctcatcctcctcatCTTCTTCACCCACTGCCTGGAATTTCAGTGGCCCCAGGGACATGGTGGATTCTGGGGTGAGTGACAGGGCAAGGCTACAGCTCTGGGATTAGGGAAAGGCTGGCAATATTGCCCAGGGAGAGGTGGCAGAAGCGGAGGGTGAAAGAAGTGTGCCAAGGAGTGTATGATGGTGAATGTTCAAGGTGGGTCCCGGAGGCTGAGTGTGGCAGGGTGGGTGAATAGATGAGTGTGGGAGGCTGAGTGTGCAAGGGCTGGGATTTTCCTGAACTGCTAACCCAGGAGCCACGTGATGCCCATCCgggtgggagcaggaggagccctGGTCCTCTGGCCCCTGGGATGAATTTCATTGTCTTTGCCCAGAAGGAGACACCCAGTTCCCAGAAAGGAAGTTGCTCCAGGATAAGGAAAGCATCATTCACACCAGAGTCTTGGCCTTCTTCCCAAGACCCAAGTTAAGAGAGTGAAGAGGGGATAGGAGGCTGACTAGCTGCCCCGTGTCCTCACTCATGATACCTGCCCTTCAGCAAAGGAATAGTGTCCAGAccctggcctgggagtcaggagacctgggttctggtgCTGGCTCTGTggggccttggacaagtcactgcCTCTCTGTTGGGACAGATGGATGATTTCCAGCTAAATTCTAAGGAACTTTAGGTTCCTTTGGAAATCCCTTGAGGACTGCGAGTGGGGTAAGGACAGAGCTGTGGATGGGCTCCTGGACCTCCTTTCCccgcccctcccagggctccaaCCAGAGCAGTTccctttttaaagttttgtattgaaatataacacacacatagaaaaatcCACATATCATAAATACACAGCTTGATGAATTCTCCCAAACAGAACACACTTATGTAACCAAGCAACAGAGAACTACCAGCATCTAGGAAGCTTGCTTTGTGCTCCTGGCCTGGCACTACTCTCCTAAGGGTAATACTATCCTAATTTCTGAGAGCACAGATGAGTTATGCCTTTTTGTATActttccagtggttctcaaactttagcatgcattggaatcacctggaaagcttgttaaaacagattgctgggccccactcctggagtttctgattcagtatttGTGGGGTAAGACCcgataattttcatttctagtgaATTCCCATCccagctgatgctgctggtctggaatTTTACAATTTGTACCCTTTTATGTCTGGTTCCTTTCATAGAGCAGTtccaattttatgtttatattatgaGAGTCCAcctatgatttcatttttttattcgaaagggttttttttttaggaagattagctctgagctaatatctgccaatcttcctctttttgctgaggaagcctggccctgggctaacatccgtgcccatcttcctctactttatatgtgggatgcctgccacagcatggcgtgccaagaggtgccatgtccacacccgggatccgaaccgacgacctcccacccccagggccgctgaagctgaacgtgtgcacttaaccactgagccaccgggctgccCCCAAAGAAGGGTTTTGCATACACAGGCATGCTCACATGCGAGCGCGTGCgggggcacacacacacacacacacacacacacacgagcctGGAACCTAGTGGACAAGAAGGCCCGAGGAAGGCAGGAGTTTGTCTTAGTCTTCTCAGTAATCAGGACTTAGGGAAGTGTAGGCACCAATGTTTAAGAAGTGAAGGAATAATTGGATGGATGGAAGAGTCCTCCAGTAAATCTGTTTAAACCCTTGTAATTGGCCAGCTTGAGTGTGTCTCTTGCCAGACTGAAAACCCTATAAGCAGAACTTTCCTCAGTCATCCTTGGGTTCCAATACCAAATATAGGGCCCAGCTCAGTGTATGGGCAATCCATATTTGGTCAAAGGATGGAGTGAGAGGAGATGGGGCTCCCTAGGGCAGGACTAAGCCAGAAATGGCCCCCATAGAGGGCGCCCTCAGGCAGGGACTTCCAGCTGTGGTGGAGGAGGGGCACCAGCTACACAGCTGCTTGCATTTAAGGTGGACCAAGGGATTTTCCCCAGGCAGCCTCAGACATAGGGGAGGAAGTACAGTTCCCAGTTTCACACCCACGCTTTCCACCAGGGTACAGGAGAAGAGacgatgtttttctttcttttttcagtcagCGGGAATGCCAGCACcccagagtttaaaaaaaagaaaaatagtgagtGCCTCCTGCGACTCAGGCACGAGGTAAAGGGCTTTAAGTAAgattattctccccatttcacagatgacgaAATTGAGGTTTCCTAACAGGTTCTGGCTTGGGTTCTCGCTACCTGGTGCTGGCAATAGAAGGGGGAAATTCCTGTGAAACTGTGCGATCTCTTCCACCAAAGGGCCTCCTTAACAGCTGTCCTGCCGGCGTCGCCAGCTGCCCAGCCAGTTCCTGTCCCTTTCGGAGCCCGCGCTCGCCCCGCCTGAAGCTCCTGGAGTCTGCCCTt
This genomic interval from Equus quagga isolate Etosha38 chromosome 5, UCLA_HA_Equagga_1.0, whole genome shotgun sequence contains the following:
- the FAM167B gene encoding protein FAM167B — protein: MSLGPLKFQAVGEEDEEDEEEESLDSVKALTAKLQLQTRRPSYLEWTARVQSQAWRRAQARPEPGGPGAICGFDSMDSALEWLRRELREMQAQDRQLAGQLLRLRAQLHRLKVDQACHLHQELLDEAELELKLEPGAGLALAPPLRHLGLTRMNISARRFTLC